One genomic region from Spirulina subsalsa PCC 9445 encodes:
- a CDS encoding PAS domain-containing sensor histidine kinase produces MNNSGNTSPTPTMKNSDDNFYAIIRDHVDLICRYEVDGTILFVNDAYCKYFQKSRSELIGRCWIPNIPHDDLQILNQQYELLTPENPVFTCEVRVILNHGEIRHQSWRNRGIFDKQGELIIVQAVGQDITDSKRSQEALQAAQNRLQHLLSSSPVVIYTRHPNTHILTFISDNCQDILGYSSQDFLASTELWKQRIDPAHRERVLQAFSQLEHQQHLILEYRFLHPDGSARWLRDEMKMIHDPQANLWECIGSIVDISDRHATEEQLHLFKMIVENSQEAIGVSDPQGNIIYTNPAHNKLFGNPPLEKGPLNYRDLLTPKSQDYLEKAVYPLLNQGHDWIGEIDAQDLSGRCFPLWQRINTIRDDQGKMVYHFALMHDVSDRKKAEAAILNALVREKELNEHKSRFISIASHEFRNPLTSILSSAQLLQAGDWDDEEETELFSQIEEAVHHLTLLLEEMKTFNHGQIGKLQCRPVPIELISFCSRLILELERNYKSIQSTEFNLETPDHSTLNVEMDEKLLRQILTNLLSNALKYSRPHHPIRFSLTSSEHKVIFRISDSGIGIPPEDLPHIFLPFHRGNNVNAIPGTGLGLAIVKQAVDLQGGEIAVESQVGQGTTFIVTLPSHTASWRKD; encoded by the coding sequence ATGAATAACTCTGGGAATACTTCCCCAACACCCACCATGAAAAATAGTGATGATAACTTTTATGCCATTATCCGGGATCACGTTGACTTAATCTGTCGCTATGAAGTCGATGGGACAATTCTATTTGTCAACGATGCCTACTGTAAGTATTTCCAGAAATCCCGTTCAGAATTAATCGGGCGCTGTTGGATTCCCAACATTCCCCACGACGACCTACAAATTCTCAATCAACAGTATGAACTGTTAACCCCAGAGAATCCCGTCTTTACCTGTGAAGTGCGGGTCATCCTCAATCATGGTGAAATTCGTCATCAAAGTTGGCGGAATCGAGGAATTTTTGACAAGCAAGGCGAGTTAATTATTGTCCAAGCCGTGGGACAAGATATTACCGATTCCAAGCGATCGCAAGAAGCCTTACAAGCGGCTCAAAATCGTCTCCAGCACCTCCTGTCATCCAGTCCCGTAGTGATTTATACTCGTCATCCCAACACCCACATTCTCACCTTTATCAGTGATAATTGTCAGGACATCTTAGGCTATTCCTCCCAAGACTTTTTAGCCTCCACGGAATTGTGGAAGCAACGGATTGATCCCGCCCATCGGGAGCGTGTTCTGCAAGCATTCAGTCAGCTAGAACACCAGCAACACTTGATTTTAGAATACCGTTTTCTCCACCCCGATGGTTCAGCCCGTTGGTTACGAGATGAAATGAAAATGATTCACGATCCCCAAGCCAATTTATGGGAATGTATCGGCTCCATTGTGGATATTAGCGATCGCCACGCCACCGAAGAACAACTACACCTCTTCAAAATGATTGTCGAAAACTCCCAAGAAGCCATTGGCGTAAGTGACCCCCAAGGGAATATTATTTACACCAATCCCGCCCACAATAAACTTTTTGGCAATCCCCCCCTCGAAAAAGGCCCCCTTAACTATCGTGATTTGTTGACCCCTAAAAGCCAAGATTACCTAGAAAAAGCCGTCTATCCCCTACTCAATCAAGGTCACGATTGGATTGGTGAAATTGATGCTCAAGACTTGTCCGGGCGATGTTTCCCCCTCTGGCAACGCATCAACACCATCCGAGATGATCAGGGAAAAATGGTTTATCATTTTGCCTTAATGCACGATGTGAGCGATCGCAAAAAAGCCGAAGCCGCCATTCTCAACGCCCTCGTGCGGGAAAAAGAACTCAACGAACACAAAAGCCGCTTCATCTCCATCGCCTCCCACGAATTCCGCAATCCCCTCACCAGCATCCTCTCCTCCGCCCAACTCCTACAAGCTGGAGATTGGGACGATGAAGAAGAAACCGAACTCTTCAGTCAAATTGAAGAAGCCGTTCATCATCTCACCCTACTCCTCGAAGAAATGAAAACCTTCAATCACGGGCAAATAGGGAAACTCCAATGTCGTCCCGTTCCCATTGAACTGATTAGTTTTTGCTCCCGTCTCATCTTGGAACTCGAACGCAACTATAAAAGCATCCAAAGCACAGAATTTAACCTTGAAACCCCAGATCATTCCACCCTAAACGTTGAAATGGACGAAAAACTCTTGCGGCAAATTCTCACCAATCTGCTATCCAATGCCCTCAAATATTCTCGTCCCCATCATCCCATCCGCTTCAGCCTCACCAGTTCAGAACATAAAGTCATCTTTCGCATTAGTGATTCTGGCATCGGCATCCCTCCCGAAGACTTACCCCACATTTTCCTTCCCTTCCATCGCGGCAATAATGTTAATGCTATCCCCGGCACAGGTTTAGGCCTCGCCATCGTTAAACAAGCCGTCGATTTACAAGGAGGCGAGATAGCCGTAGAATCTCAAGTCGGACAAGGTACAACCTTTATCGTTACCCTGCCTTCCCATACCGCAAGTTGGCGTAAAGATTAA
- a CDS encoding IS4 family transposase gives MLSNFPQIVKQCLGHLPQDDYPVLNTFKFVSIWLEFVLDQSQTSMRSLFKRLNIMGESVDISTFSKASKYRDPQIFYQLWVHLTQQFLKQNKIPSNQLQLFPLDSTIVTLTSKLLWHQEVHQVKLFAGLNLFTGIPGGLFLHFGQGHDYKYGDTTLESIPANGVGIMDRGFFSLIQIALLQKLKDRYFVLRIRNNVHLTFLDNGNCLLGQGREQIEARVVSFSDLEKKTEFRLVTNLPETGEGGVSSEEIAEFYRLRWSIELLWKFLKMHLKLDRLIPKNINGIEIQIYSCLIAYLLLNMLKIPTEFGKSLLDKLRYLQAFMCQKISYVHWFRELVPPG, from the coding sequence ATTCTATCCAACTTTCCTCAAATTGTCAAACAATGCCTCGGTCATTTGCCTCAAGATGACTATCCCGTCTTAAATACTTTTAAATTCGTTTCCATTTGGCTTGAATTTGTTCTTGACCAGAGTCAAACCAGTATGAGAAGTCTCTTCAAGAGGCTTAATATTATGGGGGAGTCTGTTGATATTTCCACCTTTTCTAAAGCCAGTAAGTATCGCGATCCTCAAATTTTTTATCAATTGTGGGTTCATCTAACACAACAGTTTCTTAAACAGAATAAGATTCCATCCAATCAGCTACAACTTTTTCCCTTAGATTCAACCATTGTCACTCTCACCAGTAAGTTACTCTGGCATCAAGAAGTTCACCAAGTCAAGCTTTTTGCGGGTCTAAATCTCTTCACCGGAATTCCAGGCGGACTCTTCCTTCATTTTGGTCAAGGTCATGACTATAAATATGGCGATACAACCCTAGAATCAATTCCAGCTAATGGCGTTGGAATAATGGATAGAGGCTTTTTTAGCCTAATTCAAATTGCCCTGTTACAAAAGTTGAAGGATCGCTACTTCGTTCTGAGAATTAGGAACAATGTTCACTTAACTTTCCTAGATAATGGCAATTGTTTACTAGGCCAAGGTCGCGAACAAATTGAAGCTAGAGTCGTAAGTTTTAGCGACTTAGAGAAAAAGACTGAGTTTCGATTAGTAACGAACTTACCCGAGACGGGAGAAGGAGGAGTTAGCTCAGAAGAAATTGCCGAGTTTTATCGTTTGCGTTGGTCAATTGAGTTGCTTTGGAAATTTTTAAAGATGCACCTCAAATTAGATCGCCTCATCCCTAAAAATATCAACGGAATTGAAATCCAGATTTATAGTTGTCTGATTGCCTATTTACTTCTAAATATGCTCAAGATACCGACAGAGTTCGGTAAATCTTTATTGGATAAATTGCGATATTTACAGGCGTTTATGTGTCAAAAAATTAGCTATGTACACTGGTTTAGAGAGCTAGTGCCACCTGGTTAA
- a CDS encoding ROK family protein, whose protein sequence is MESQQNPEVIGIDLGGTAIKLGRFLADGTCLEFRRIPTPQPSEPNRVIEAIAQTVQELNQGHAIALGVGVPGPADVAGKVALVAINLAEWQNVPLAQELEAKTGLPTVIANDANCAGLGEAWIGAAANFRHSILLTLGTGVGGAIILEGQLFTGYDGAAGELGLMTINPEGPPCNSGNRGSLEQHLSIGAIRRATGQEPIELGELAKKGDRKALEFWQDYGRLLGIGLSNLLYILTPEVAVIGGGVSASAEFFFPSALAEIEQRVLATSRTRFHLLVAALGNNAGAIGAARLAWQQLGSRE, encoded by the coding sequence ATGGAATCACAACAAAATCCGGAAGTAATTGGTATTGACTTAGGAGGTACCGCGATTAAATTGGGGCGGTTTTTAGCCGATGGGACTTGTCTGGAGTTCCGCAGGATTCCCACTCCGCAACCGTCAGAACCGAATCGGGTGATTGAGGCGATCGCGCAAACGGTGCAGGAGTTGAATCAAGGTCACGCGATCGCCCTTGGGGTGGGGGTTCCCGGGCCGGCTGATGTGGCGGGAAAAGTGGCTTTAGTCGCGATTAATCTCGCCGAGTGGCAGAATGTTCCTCTAGCCCAAGAATTAGAAGCTAAAACGGGACTCCCGACGGTTATTGCCAACGATGCCAACTGTGCGGGATTAGGGGAAGCTTGGATTGGGGCGGCGGCTAACTTTCGCCATTCTATCCTGCTGACCTTGGGAACGGGGGTGGGGGGTGCGATTATCTTGGAGGGTCAGTTATTCACAGGCTATGATGGAGCGGCCGGGGAGTTGGGGTTAATGACGATTAATCCCGAGGGGCCGCCTTGTAATAGTGGGAATCGTGGTTCTTTGGAGCAACATTTATCAATTGGGGCGATTCGACGAGCAACGGGGCAGGAGCCGATTGAGTTGGGGGAGTTAGCGAAAAAGGGCGATCGCAAGGCCTTAGAATTTTGGCAGGATTACGGACGGCTTTTAGGCATTGGTTTAAGCAATTTACTCTACATTCTCACCCCCGAGGTGGCTGTTATTGGGGGGGGAGTCAGCGCTAGTGCAGAGTTCTTTTTTCCCTCAGCCCTAGCGGAAATTGAACAGCGAGTCCTAGCCACCTCTCGCACCCGTTTTCATCTCCTTGTGGCCGCTTTAGGTAATAATGCCGGAGCCATTGGCGCAGCCCGTTTAGCTTGGCAACAGTTGGGGAGTCGGGAATAG
- a CDS encoding PAS domain S-box protein, producing MKNRQRLGLLILNMTTLSLSLIVASGGIYLLYRTALQQQQEQLAQMAKQQRQWITSLSQGEENPTELLATVQNSLQQTQLPDRTGELVIGTRQGDRIEFLLSQRNNQVTTPDPVQWTDQSRASAMRNALTGESGAEIGPDYEGIEVIAAYEPIDTLNWGIVIQVDLAAFQSPYLKVGVIVAVALIVLDAIGSLIYSQVSGRAKQALERSEAKNRAMIEQAADGMILLSEKAVIESFNRAAEQIFGYKASQVLGQHIQTLMLAFGEGEGEVESTLFGETTAIQPVNTAAQNPNSLEKISHHPLATTKREFLGQRQDGSIFPLELAVSRLLEGKIKRFLLIVRDVTERKQAEEALKKLNEELELRVEERTTQLMNLNEELLHEIAERNNAEESLQDSEKRFRSLFQQSEIGVIQCNRSGEFLKVNPKFSRLIQYGEMELRDYTLQELSHPEDLGNLVHQYRRLVDGEQGELVLEQRYICKDGSEVWVMITGSVVRDVMGEVMYFLGLVEDISDRMTIQTALQASESTLKSFYNSTSMMMGIIELLDNDIRHISDNAVTTEFFRLSPLTQTSLLASEMGVPEEIRRYWIDHCQESARLGKPVQFEYAYETDLDDHSVDIRWLSATVSSIDGQQRFSYMVEDITERRRQTEELRRAKEQLSHSVLELDSHRQEMEKLAELNDFLQASATLNDAYDAIAELIAPLFPDCSGGVFALNEAGNLVEAIATWGEHFNSETIFSPDDSWALRRGRTHWSDASHPRLMSKHIRRDPPPGFSLSIPLVAQGDTLGLLYLTSPHQEILNEAKQQFAHTVAEQLALSLANVKLRVNLKLDTIHDPLTGLFNRRYLEESLEREVYTAVRQKRSLGLILLDIDHFRNFNNTFGHEAGDLVLKGLGSFIRRSLHQADLAARYGGEEIIVLIPDQSLDELHHRAQVLREGIKGLKFEHQQQFLDSITVSLGVAKLPENGMTWKTLLEGVEMALSRAKAEGRDRVSVLQ from the coding sequence ATGAAGAACCGCCAACGGCTTGGACTATTGATTCTCAATATGACGACCCTTTCCTTGTCTCTCATTGTGGCATCTGGAGGCATCTATCTGTTGTATCGAACCGCCCTACAGCAGCAGCAAGAACAGTTGGCCCAAATGGCGAAACAACAACGCCAGTGGATTACTTCATTATCTCAAGGGGAAGAGAATCCCACCGAGTTGTTGGCAACCGTACAGAATAGCCTGCAACAAACCCAACTCCCCGACCGGACGGGAGAACTTGTGATTGGGACGCGACAAGGCGATCGCATTGAGTTCCTACTTAGTCAGCGCAACAACCAAGTCACTACTCCCGATCCTGTACAGTGGACCGATCAAAGTCGGGCGAGCGCCATGCGTAACGCCCTTACGGGAGAGTCTGGGGCGGAAATTGGCCCCGATTACGAGGGAATTGAGGTGATTGCGGCCTATGAACCCATCGACACCCTCAACTGGGGCATAGTGATTCAAGTCGATTTAGCCGCTTTCCAATCCCCCTACTTAAAGGTAGGGGTAATTGTCGCGGTAGCCCTGATTGTATTAGATGCTATTGGCTCCTTGATTTATAGCCAAGTGAGTGGACGGGCAAAACAGGCTTTAGAACGCAGCGAAGCCAAAAACCGCGCCATGATTGAACAGGCCGCTGATGGTATGATTTTGTTGAGTGAAAAGGCGGTGATTGAGTCCTTTAACCGAGCGGCCGAGCAGATTTTTGGCTACAAAGCCTCTCAGGTGTTGGGGCAACATATTCAAACCCTCATGCTGGCCTTTGGGGAAGGAGAGGGCGAGGTCGAAAGTACCCTCTTTGGCGAAACTACGGCCATTCAACCTGTCAATACGGCCGCCCAGAATCCCAATAGTTTAGAAAAGATTAGCCATCATCCCCTTGCCACCACAAAACGGGAATTTTTGGGACAACGACAGGATGGGAGTATTTTCCCCCTAGAATTGGCGGTTTCTCGCTTACTGGAAGGGAAAATCAAGCGGTTTTTATTGATTGTGCGGGATGTGACGGAACGGAAACAAGCTGAAGAAGCCCTGAAAAAACTCAACGAGGAACTGGAATTGCGGGTGGAAGAACGCACTACCCAGTTAATGAACCTCAATGAGGAACTGTTACACGAAATCGCCGAACGGAACAACGCTGAGGAATCCCTCCAAGACAGTGAGAAACGCTTTAGATCCCTATTCCAACAGTCGGAAATCGGCGTGATTCAGTGTAACCGCAGTGGGGAATTCCTGAAGGTGAACCCCAAATTCTCCCGCCTGATTCAGTATGGGGAAATGGAGTTAAGAGACTATACTTTACAAGAACTCAGCCACCCTGAAGATTTAGGTAATTTAGTGCATCAGTACCGCCGATTGGTGGATGGAGAACAGGGGGAACTGGTACTAGAGCAACGGTATATTTGCAAAGATGGCTCAGAAGTGTGGGTGATGATTACTGGGTCTGTGGTGCGGGATGTGATGGGCGAGGTGATGTATTTCTTGGGTTTGGTGGAAGATATTAGCGATCGCATGACCATTCAGACCGCCCTACAAGCGAGTGAATCCACCCTCAAGAGCTTTTATAACAGCACCTCCATGATGATGGGGATTATTGAATTGCTGGACAATGACATTCGCCACATTTCCGATAATGCCGTGACGACGGAGTTTTTCCGCCTCTCCCCCCTCACCCAAACCAGCCTACTGGCCAGTGAAATGGGCGTGCCGGAAGAGATCCGCCGCTATTGGATCGATCACTGTCAAGAAAGTGCGCGTCTGGGGAAACCTGTTCAATTTGAATATGCTTATGAAACCGATCTCGATGATCACAGCGTCGATATTCGTTGGTTATCGGCCACGGTTTCCTCCATTGACGGTCAACAACGGTTCTCCTATATGGTGGAAGATATCACCGAACGACGGCGACAAACCGAAGAACTGCGGCGAGCGAAAGAACAGTTGAGTCATTCGGTGTTGGAATTGGATTCCCACCGCCAAGAAATGGAAAAACTCGCCGAACTCAACGACTTTTTACAGGCCAGCGCCACCCTCAATGATGCCTATGATGCCATTGCCGAATTAATCGCCCCCCTCTTCCCTGACTGTTCTGGGGGGGTTTTCGCCCTCAATGAAGCCGGAAATTTGGTCGAGGCGATCGCCACTTGGGGAGAACATTTCAACAGCGAAACCATCTTTTCTCCCGATGACAGTTGGGCGCTCAGACGAGGCCGCACCCACTGGTCCGACGCTTCCCATCCCCGTCTGATGAGCAAACATATTCGCCGAGATCCCCCCCCCGGATTCTCCCTCAGTATCCCCCTGGTAGCCCAAGGGGACACCCTCGGCCTGTTATACCTCACGTCTCCCCATCAAGAGATTCTCAATGAGGCAAAGCAGCAATTTGCCCACACTGTCGCTGAACAATTAGCCCTCTCTTTGGCTAATGTCAAGCTGCGGGTTAACTTAAAACTGGATACCATTCACGATCCCCTCACCGGGCTATTTAACCGTCGTTATTTAGAAGAGTCCCTCGAACGGGAAGTTTATACCGCCGTCCGCCAAAAACGCTCTCTGGGCTTAATCCTGCTCGATATCGACCACTTCCGCAACTTTAACAATACTTTTGGCCATGAGGCCGGGGATTTAGTCCTCAAAGGCCTCGGGAGTTTTATCCGGCGCAGTCTCCACCAAGCGGACTTAGCGGCTCGTTACGGGGGAGAGGAGATCATTGTGTTGATTCCGGATCAATCCCTTGATGAACTCCACCATCGGGCCCAAGTGTTACGGGAAGGGATTAAGGGCTTAAAATTTGAACATCAGCAACAGTTTTTAGATAGCATTACTGTCTCCCTTGGGGTGGCTAAACTGCCGGAAAATGGCATGACTTGGAAGACCTTGTTGGAAGGGGTAGAAATGGCTTTAAGTCGCGCTAAAGCTGAAGGACGGGATCGGGTGTCGGTGTTGCAATGA
- a CDS encoding sensor domain-containing diguanylate cyclase produces MTNPQLSESLNFDLFDRIPEGVCVLRSDFVVVFWNKTLESWTKIPRREIIGFPIDQYYSHFREPKYQGRLQQIFNGGPPIVFSAQLHKYLIPVPFGPDQLRSQQVMVTGLPNAGGQEFYAVLAIQDVTDLTHQSQAYRKMRDQALAEIQQRQHIEAALRESEARYAKIFEDGPLGMALIDQNHGFFRVNRRFSQMVGYGEEELTGLSVLEITHPLDREKTAYWLEELNRGNCESYRLEKRYCSKTQGVLWVMVTVSMIRNYDGQALYRLSLVEDITERKQSEEALNQAHDHLKRWVMELEQRNREITLLRDLSNALQASLTRGAIAGAIRHFVQALFPQRAGGVLISDQEQVRVFSDWGDALVIEQVALSYQNWLRQQQRRNGLCDCKRFLATLPKEYFYLPLHSQNQELGLFLLEGQIAAGESLNQTEQDLAETVAENIALALANLQLRETLHELSIRDGLTGLYNRRYLEEALGREIHLALRKGYPVGVIMLDVDHFKNFNDTYGHAIGDRVLQVLSEFLVLNIRNSDIACRYGGEELLLILPEASLENTQKRADQIRQGIKTLKIEHQGQTVGKITLSLGVACFPQHGLTWEAVIRAADQALYQAKATGRDRVVAFGPSIDEPTL; encoded by the coding sequence ATGACCAATCCCCAACTCTCCGAATCTTTAAACTTTGATCTCTTTGATCGGATTCCCGAGGGCGTTTGTGTTCTTCGTAGTGATTTTGTCGTGGTGTTTTGGAACAAAACCCTCGAAAGTTGGACGAAAATTCCTCGCCGCGAAATCATCGGCTTCCCCATTGATCAGTATTATTCTCATTTCCGAGAGCCAAAATATCAGGGACGTTTACAACAAATTTTTAACGGCGGGCCACCGATAGTTTTTTCCGCCCAACTCCATAAATACTTAATTCCGGTACCCTTTGGCCCCGATCAATTACGCAGTCAACAAGTGATGGTGACAGGCCTCCCCAATGCCGGGGGGCAGGAATTCTATGCCGTTTTAGCCATTCAAGATGTCACCGATTTAACCCATCAAAGCCAAGCTTACCGGAAAATGCGGGATCAGGCCTTAGCGGAAATCCAGCAACGGCAGCATATTGAGGCAGCCTTACGGGAAAGTGAAGCCCGCTATGCCAAAATTTTCGAGGATGGCCCCTTGGGAATGGCCTTAATTGACCAAAATCATGGTTTTTTTCGGGTGAATCGGCGCTTTAGTCAGATGGTCGGTTATGGTGAGGAGGAGTTAACCGGGTTAAGTGTCCTAGAAATTACCCATCCCTTAGATCGCGAAAAAACTGCCTATTGGTTGGAAGAGTTGAACCGAGGGAATTGTGAATCTTACCGTCTAGAGAAACGCTATTGTAGTAAAACGCAAGGGGTTCTCTGGGTAATGGTCACGGTTTCCATGATTCGCAACTACGACGGACAAGCTCTCTATCGCCTCAGTTTAGTAGAAGATATTACCGAACGGAAACAGTCCGAGGAAGCCTTAAATCAAGCCCATGATCACTTAAAACGCTGGGTGATGGAGTTAGAACAGCGTAACCGAGAGATTACCTTATTGCGGGATTTGAGCAATGCCCTACAAGCCAGTTTAACCCGGGGTGCGATCGCTGGGGCAATTCGTCATTTTGTCCAAGCCTTGTTTCCCCAAAGGGCTGGAGGCGTTTTAATCTCAGACCAGGAACAGGTGCGGGTGTTTAGTGATTGGGGAGATGCCTTGGTGATTGAACAGGTGGCGTTGAGTTATCAAAACTGGCTGCGTCAACAACAACGGAGGAATGGCCTGTGTGACTGTAAACGTTTCTTGGCAACCTTGCCCAAGGAGTATTTTTATCTTCCCCTCCATAGCCAAAACCAAGAACTGGGGTTATTTTTACTAGAAGGGCAGATCGCCGCCGGGGAATCGTTAAACCAAACAGAACAGGATTTAGCCGAAACTGTGGCGGAAAATATTGCCTTAGCCTTGGCGAATTTACAGTTACGGGAAACCCTCCATGAATTGAGTATTCGGGATGGTTTGACAGGCTTGTATAATCGCCGTTATCTAGAAGAAGCGCTGGGGCGAGAGATCCATCTGGCACTGCGCAAGGGCTATCCGGTGGGGGTGATTATGTTGGATGTGGATCATTTTAAGAATTTTAATGATACCTATGGCCATGCGATCGGCGACCGTGTTTTACAAGTTCTGAGTGAATTTTTAGTGCTGAATATCCGCAATAGTGATATTGCTTGCCGTTATGGCGGGGAAGAATTACTCTTGATTTTGCCCGAGGCTAGCCTAGAAAATACCCAGAAACGGGCTGACCAAATTCGTCAAGGGATTAAAACCTTGAAAATCGAGCATCAAGGGCAGACTGTCGGTAAAATTACTCTATCGTTGGGAGTGGCCTGTTTTCCCCAACATGGTCTGACTTGGGAGGCGGTGATTCGTGCGGCCGATCAAGCGCTCTATCAAGCCAAAGCCACGGGGCGCGATCGCGTGGTTGCTTTCGGCCCGTCTATAGATGAACCAACCCTATAA
- a CDS encoding chemotaxis protein CheC, whose translation MQQDALQELVNIGVGQAAGTLNEMVQSHIALQIPHVQLLSVVEAQEKLQQELDGEPMSAVQLGFNGSFAGVAQLVFPTTSALALVAILTGEPLDGPDLDSLKISTLNEVGNIVINGVMGAIANTLEQYLEYDIPVYLEDTISHLLYNQVSANDAILLAETRFEIQQLKVTGNIILVFRVGSLNALLQALQIP comes from the coding sequence ATGCAGCAAGATGCACTCCAAGAGTTAGTCAATATTGGAGTCGGACAGGCCGCGGGGACATTAAACGAGATGGTTCAATCCCATATTGCGTTACAAATCCCCCATGTGCAACTCCTATCTGTTGTAGAAGCACAGGAAAAACTACAACAGGAACTCGACGGAGAACCCATGTCAGCCGTGCAGTTAGGCTTTAATGGCTCTTTTGCCGGGGTAGCCCAATTGGTCTTTCCCACCACCAGCGCCCTAGCCCTAGTCGCTATTTTAACCGGAGAACCCCTAGATGGTCCCGATTTAGATTCCTTAAAAATCAGTACCTTAAACGAGGTGGGAAATATTGTGATTAATGGGGTTATGGGTGCGATCGCCAACACCCTCGAACAATATCTAGAATATGATATCCCCGTTTATCTCGAAGATACAATTAGTCATTTACTGTATAACCAAGTGAGCGCCAATGATGCCATTTTACTAGCAGAAACCCGCTTTGAGATTCAACAACTAAAAGTAACGGGAAATATTATCCTAGTGTTTAGGGTCGGCTCTCTCAATGCGCTGCTACAGGCCCTGCAAATTCCATGA
- a CDS encoding response regulator: MGLILLAEDASFSRTMLRRALEKEGHEVIEATNGKHCLEMLENHEPDCLFLDLLMPEMNGYEVLEALQNQGIRLPVVVVTADIQDTSRERCLNLGAIAVLNKPPKPQELQIILQHIQLINGGDS; this comes from the coding sequence GTGGGGTTAATACTGCTGGCAGAGGATGCGAGTTTCTCTCGAACTATGTTAAGACGGGCTTTAGAGAAAGAAGGTCATGAGGTCATCGAGGCCACCAACGGCAAACATTGCCTAGAGATGCTGGAAAACCACGAACCGGATTGTTTATTTTTAGATTTATTAATGCCCGAAATGAATGGCTATGAGGTCTTAGAAGCCTTGCAGAATCAAGGGATACGCCTGCCCGTGGTGGTGGTGACGGCAGATATTCAGGATACCTCACGGGAACGTTGCTTGAATTTGGGTGCGATCGCCGTTTTAAATAAACCCCCCAAACCCCAAGAGCTACAAATCATCCTACAACATATTCAGCTTATAAACGGAGGGGACTCTTGA
- a CDS encoding TIGR01777 family oxidoreductase, which translates to MTEQKLKIAVTGGTGFVGTRLVEKLHSEGHSILLLTRDENRAKRVFPPQVFPQLKIVPYTPTQSGDWQQTISGCDAVINLAGESIAEGRWTQERKQNIFESRQLGTRMIVEAIAQAHPKPAVLINPSAIGYYGTSETAIFEETSTPGNDFLAQVCQAWETEAEQVKKSGVRLVILRFGIVLGNGGAIAKMIPPFKLFAGGPIGSGKQWFSWIHREDLINLIITALKQPDFAGIYNATAPNPVRMKTLCDTLGQLMNRPSWLPVPSFVLEALLGDGAIVVLEGQQVLPKATIKTGFVYEYSTVDKALKEVLSH; encoded by the coding sequence ATGACGGAACAAAAACTAAAAATTGCGGTCACAGGTGGGACGGGATTTGTGGGGACTCGTTTAGTGGAAAAACTACACAGTGAAGGTCATTCTATCCTGTTGTTGACCCGGGATGAAAACCGCGCTAAACGAGTGTTCCCTCCCCAAGTTTTCCCCCAGTTGAAGATTGTGCCTTACACCCCTACCCAGTCGGGAGACTGGCAACAAACTATTTCTGGGTGTGATGCCGTAATTAATTTAGCCGGGGAGTCTATTGCAGAGGGACGCTGGACTCAAGAACGCAAACAGAACATCTTTGAGAGTCGGCAATTGGGGACTCGCATGATTGTAGAGGCGATCGCCCAAGCCCATCCCAAACCCGCCGTTTTAATTAATCCTTCAGCCATTGGGTACTATGGAACCAGCGAAACGGCCATCTTTGAAGAGACTAGCACCCCCGGAAACGATTTTCTCGCTCAGGTCTGTCAAGCGTGGGAAACGGAAGCAGAACAGGTGAAAAAAAGCGGGGTGCGTCTCGTGATTTTGCGCTTTGGCATCGTGTTAGGGAATGGGGGTGCGATCGCCAAAATGATTCCCCCCTTTAAACTCTTCGCAGGGGGTCCCATTGGTTCCGGGAAACAATGGTTTTCTTGGATTCACCGAGAAGATTTAATCAACCTGATTATAACCGCCTTAAAACAGCCCGATTTTGCCGGAATCTATAACGCCACAGCCCCTAATCCAGTGCGGATGAAAACCCTATGCGATACCCTCGGACAATTGATGAATCGACCCTCTTGGTTGCCCGTTCCCAGTTTCGTTTTAGAAGCCCTGTTAGGGGATGGGGCTATTGTGGTTTTAGAAGGGCAACAAGTGTTACCAAAAGCCACAATAAAAACAGGGTTTGTTTATGAATATTCCACCGTTGACAAAGCCTTAAAAGAAGTCCTCTCCCATTAA